The following proteins are encoded in a genomic region of Rubrobacter xylanophilus DSM 9941:
- a CDS encoding NDMA-dependent alcohol dehydrogenase has translation MKSRAALLYGEGQEFRVEEIEVDDPKQNEVLVHLAATGLCHSDYHMVTGEYGPLHFPMIGGHEGAGVVEKVGPGVTRVSPGDHVLLTFIPACGHCRFCSMGLSFLCDRGAAILQGPQLDGTFRMHTADGQDAGQFCCISTFSEYTVVPEASIVPIDRDLDLTKVCIVGCCVPTGFGSAVNKADVQPGETVVVFGIGGVGINAVQGAAVKGASKVVAVDPVDFKLETAEELGATHTINPNERDPVQTVVDLTNGVGADKAIITIDNVLPEHVGQAFKAIRKGGRVVVTGVARYDHQHIDVPPYELTLFAKEVVGTMYGDSPVNADLARYLELYRTGKLKVDELITRTYSHDEINQGYRDMLDGKNIRGVIVYDWAR, from the coding sequence GTGAAGAGTCGCGCGGCTTTGCTCTACGGCGAGGGGCAGGAGTTCAGGGTCGAGGAGATCGAGGTAGACGACCCCAAGCAGAACGAGGTGCTGGTGCACCTCGCGGCCACGGGGCTCTGCCACTCGGACTACCACATGGTGACGGGGGAGTACGGCCCGCTGCACTTCCCCATGATCGGGGGGCACGAGGGGGCCGGGGTCGTGGAGAAGGTGGGGCCCGGGGTGACGCGGGTCAGCCCGGGGGATCACGTGCTGCTCACCTTCATCCCCGCCTGCGGCCACTGCCGGTTCTGCTCCATGGGCCTCAGCTTCCTGTGCGACCGGGGGGCGGCGATCCTGCAGGGGCCCCAGCTCGACGGCACCTTCCGGATGCACACCGCCGACGGGCAGGACGCCGGGCAGTTCTGCTGCATCTCCACCTTCAGCGAGTACACCGTGGTCCCCGAGGCCTCCATCGTCCCCATCGACAGGGACCTCGACCTGACGAAGGTCTGCATCGTGGGCTGCTGCGTGCCCACGGGCTTCGGCTCGGCGGTCAACAAGGCCGACGTCCAGCCGGGCGAGACGGTGGTGGTCTTCGGGATCGGGGGGGTCGGCATCAACGCGGTGCAGGGCGCGGCGGTGAAGGGCGCCTCCAAGGTGGTGGCGGTTGACCCGGTGGACTTCAAGCTGGAGACCGCCGAGGAGCTCGGCGCCACCCACACCATAAACCCCAACGAGCGGGACCCGGTCCAGACGGTCGTCGACCTCACCAACGGGGTCGGCGCGGACAAGGCGATCATCACCATAGACAACGTGCTGCCCGAGCACGTGGGGCAGGCCTTCAAGGCCATCCGCAAGGGCGGCCGGGTGGTGGTGACCGGGGTCGCCCGCTACGACCACCAGCACATAGACGTCCCGCCCTACGAGCTGACGCTCTTCGCCAAGGAGGTGGTCGGCACCATGTACGGCGACTCGCCGGTCAACGCCGACCTGGCGCGCTACCTGGAGCTCTACCGGACGGGCAAGCTCAAGGTGGACGAGCTCATCACCCGCACCTACTCCCACGACGAGATCAACCAGGGCTACAGGGACATGCTCGACGGGAAGAACATCCGCGGCGTGATCGTCTACGACTGGGCGAGGTGA